In Camelina sativa cultivar DH55 chromosome 17, Cs, whole genome shotgun sequence, the genomic stretch TCCTGTAGGTGTTCAGTTGATTCAATCACACCACCGTTCTCATTTTCTTGGAACTGAACCAAATCTAAGAGGTCATTTTTCACTTCCAACTGCAGTTCTCGGGCAGCCGCACCACATGCTGACATCAAAGATGACAAATCTTTTTGTAATGCAGATATAGTGGTCTCCTGTTCGCGGACAATATCTTCCACACTCTTCACCTGTTCTTTCAGGGACTCATTATGACCCAATACATTTATCACATCAGCCCTAGCTGCtgttatgttttgcatcaacaCTGCAACGAGCGTATCAATGGAAGTTGTGAAACCCTCAAAGTTAGTCTCGAGGATTTTGTTTCTACGCCTGACCCCCTCTGCCATCTTCCTAAGAGATGAAGAAATTTCATCTTCAGCGGCTGCATTTCCTTCACTATTCTCAAGCTCTGTATTCACTGATTCATCAATGCCATTCAATAATGATGCTACCACAGTTGAATCGTCCTGAAAATATAAACAGCATTATCAAGAGAGCAGCCTAACAAAAAATTAGCCAAGAGAAAATTCAGTCTGACCTATCTATATTGCAAAATGCGCACATGCAccatagatatatttttattgacaAATGTTTCACAGAATAATAATTCATCATGATATATCTCCATTAATCAACTTCTAGCCAGAACAGATTCTAACGAATGTGTGCATCATCGGGAAATAACAAATTGGAGATCCGTAGGTAAGACATCTTTGGAACAATCAACTACGTAAAAATAGGAGTGATGAAGGGTAACTGtaaattttgatatgaaaaaatttaacacatagaagaaagaaaatctGGTAATGTTAGAGACTACGGTTACCTCAGCGTTGTCCATTTCCCCTGCCAATAAACCCTTGATATCTCTAGCAATGACATCCACATCTCTAAGGCTCTTGAATTTCATTTCAAGGAATTCATTCACCCTGGAAATTAGACCTCCATCCTTCAGGAGCATCTGGAGATTATCAAGATGAGAAATAATCTCCAAAGATTTTATCTGTGAGTTTCCACTTGATCCAGCTAACTCTTCCATGCATACATTAAGTTTACTACTAAGAGTTGATATCTCGACTTCAGCTTTCACCATTTCTCCTTGTAAAGCAGAAAGACTATTCTCTGCCTTCATTAGTGCGTCCTCAAGGGATCCTATTTTCAAGGAAGCATCAGCCATCTTGCTACGCTCAAACTCTGCCTCACTTTTAAGCTGCTCTAACTCATTCTTCAAATTTGTAGTCAGAACTTTTTCATCTTCGATTTGCTTGGACAGCGAATCCATGTTGCTTTCTGTCTGAGCAAGTGTTTCTTCAAGTGAATTTATGGTGCTATGTGCTTCTGTTAATTTGTTATTCTGAACCGAAACTTCTTTTTGCAACATCTCTAGCTCCATTTCTGCAGTAGCAGTTCTGCTTTGAGCCTCTTCCTTTTCACTAATAATAtcagatatatttttttcagcCTGCATGAGTGCAGCTTCAAGTGTGCTTTTGGTTGCAAAAGCTTCATCCAGTTCGCTAGCTAATGAGGAGGCATGTGCAACTGCTTTTTGCAGCTCAAGTTCAATATTTTCCTTGGCAGCTTGGACTTCTCTATTCTCCTCATCAAGCTGATTGATGTTACCCTCTGCAGTAGACAAGGCATCCTCAACCAACTTCAGGGATGTTTGGGTTTCTGCTAATTTACTGGCTAACGCATCGGCTTCTGCCTTTACTTTTTCTAGCTCTTCTTGTTCCTCTACTCTGGCCAGTTGCACTTCTTTGAAGTACCCAGCAAGTTGGGCAATCTTTTCTGACGGATCCTCAGATACTAAATCAACAGGGAGAGCTATAATATCAACTGATTTCATCACTTTCTGCAACAATGCGTCATTTAGAGATAATGATTGCTTGTGTTGATCTCTTTCGTCTTTAATAGCAACAAGCTCAGTCTCTAGCTCTTTTGTGCGCTCTAAGTCTCTCGATAACACATCTATCTGATTCTTGTAGCCATCAACTGTACCACCTAGCTGCTGCAACTCGAGCATCAGCTTCTCGATTTCAGATTTTTTCTCATCCAACTGAGTTTTAAACTTTTCCCTATCTTGGACTAGTCCCTTGCCTTTCTTGATAGCCATAGAAAGTTTGTCTCTGAGTAAAGCAGATTTCTCCTCTGATCGCTCAAGATCTTTCTCCAAagcaattttttcttctttcacaaaAGCAAGTTCTTGAGATGCGATTTTTAGCTCATTTGAGATATTGCTTACCTGCAAACTAACCTGCACTTCCTCTCCTAGCATTTCCTTACAAAGTGACAACTCTTGATCTCTCACATAAAGGAGACTTTGAAAGCTTTCAAATATTTCTTCGTTGCCATAAGAACTGTCACTAGAATCCCTGATTTGCCTTTCTATCTTTTCGAAGGATCTATCAACAAGTAAATTGATAGCTGAAGAAGGATGATCTTCGGCTCCTTCTGTCATCAAGCCAGAGATTTCCACAAGTCTCCTCACAGTTTCATCTCTCTCCAAAGAAACTCGCTCTGCAGTTTCCTCCATTTTTTTCAAACTGAAAGTTAAATCATCCAGCTCTTTTCTGATGTTATCTTTCTCCTCCATTTGTGCTGAAAGAGACGTGCTTACACTTTCGATCTGGTTTTGCAAGGCACTAACTTCATCTTTTCCCTGGAGAAAAGATTCTCTAAGCCAAGCTAGGCGACTTTCTAAGCTGGATAGGGAAATCTCCTCTGGTAAGTCAATGGAGAAGATCAAATCTTTTAGTCTGTTGTATTCCTGGGAAACATTTGTGAGCTCTTTCCTCTCTTCAGCAAGTGACCTAACTTTTTCAATGATATCAGAAGACTGACCTGCTTCAGGTGTGTCTATGTTTGACAGGatagtttcaatattttcaatgattgaGTTCCTCACCGATATCGTTTCCTGATATGATGCAACCATAGCATCGGATTTTGCTAACTCGCCTTTTTCGAGTTCAGATTGATCCAATGCTGTTGACATCTCTTGTAGTTTAATCAAACACTCTTCgagttcttttgttttctcagcCAGAGACTGTTCCAACTCTTTCTTGGATACCTCATATGCTTCCAGGGATACGGACTTATCATTCAATTCAGCATAGCATTTCTCAAGTTCATCAGTCTTTTCGGCTAACGATTGTTCCAGCTGCCCCTTCACTGATTCAGAAGCTTCAAGGGCAATCTCCTTCTCTTGTAATTCAGTCAACCTATTCGCAAGCTCTGTGGTTTTTTCAGACAGTTGATGTTTCAGAGCATCCCGGTTCTGAACTAACGCCTTCCCCTTTGTTACAGCCATGCTGagcttttcttttgtgttaGAACACTTTGTCTTTTCTTGGTCAAGCTCTGCCTTAATATTCCCAAAGTCTGTTCTCATTGACTCGATCATTTCTTTATCCGTGTTCACTTGTTCAACAAATTTCCTATTCTCATCTTCGAGATGAGCAAGTCTCTCAAAGAGTGATGCTTCCTTCTGTTTGAGCTCAAGTAACTCAGAACAAGCAGCACCAAGAGCTGAACCAAAATCCTCTTGGAAAGTAAGATCCAAGGCATCACTAGACAAACACTTCCTTAACTGATCAGCACCGTAGTAAAATTCAGTATACTTGGCACCTAAAAAGGAAACACGGTTCTCCAGATGAGCAAGCTTTTCAGAGATAGAAGAACCATACTGCAGCTCCTCCTGCCCAAATACATTACTCAGAGAAATCATGATCCTATCAGTAGCAGCCTCAAGTTGCTCATCGTTCTGTGCCTGATGATGACTCAGCTCAGAAACTGAATTCGACGAAGAAAGCTCGGAAATCTTAGTTGTGAGATCAGTAATCTCAGCGTCCTTCCCGGTGATAACCTCGTGAAGCCCCCTGAGTGCATCCTCATGCTGAATACGCTCTTCCTTGGCAGTTTTTAGAAACTTTGAGAAACGGCTGACAATATCCACACTAGTGTTCCCATCTTCACTTTTCAAATCATTCTCACCAGTCAAAAGCTTAAACTGCTCCTGAAGCCCTGCAAGTTCCTTCTCCCAATCTCCACCTTCCTTCTCATTCTGTatgtagaagaaaacaaacaatgaaacaaacagaaacaaatgggggaaatcaaaacttagaaaagttatcataaaaaaaaaaaatcacaaacattGAATTGATTTCGAAGCTCTCCGTTATtatcatcgtcgtcatcatcagtCGTGGGAGCTTCTTTGCTGCTAGGTGTATCAAAATTCAACTCTTCAGGAGCATCAACAAACATATCTTCCTTACTGTCAACGAAACTTGTTCCCTGTATATACTACCCCAATTTCAGCATCCAACAACATAAACATCGAGCATggttaaacaaaattagaaaatgtctCACCTGGTCAGGATCAAGGTCTTGTTGCCCATTAGACTCGTCATCAATCTTAACCTCATCAGCTATAGAATCAACAGAATCCTGGGGGAGATCATTATTCTCGTGCATTATCTAAAATACGATCCCCAAAACAGATCTACCACAAATTTCCGGAGACCGGAGAAGGCttaaaggagagagagattagCAATATCTTCGTAATCAAAtacgggagagagagagagagagagagagagagtcgaaGGGGAAGTGTGTGAAACGGCTAGAGTCTAAGAGATCCGTGAGTAATAAATTAGCGAGGGAGGACAAGGAAGAGGCTACaggtgagaaagaagaagaaacgttgCAGCAGCACGACCGACGCGGTGCGTTTTGgtttttctcctctctcaaactcctttttttttccttgtgtgTGCGAGTATGATTGTGTCGTGACATTGAAGTGGGTGATGTGTTTCATCCAATGAGAAACGTTTGCTTCCGTCCACGTGacttttattttggtaatgtaataatttaagaaagatcacaaccatttttttttagtcaaaaaagtATATTGAATGTAAGACAAATTTAGAATATAAATCACagattctaataaaaaaatcttccaaaacaacactaaaaaaaaattattcaaaaagatactgtatatattacttcaaagatttttttaatcaattgtACATTGAACATAATAATAAGTAAATTAAAGCTAAATTACTCTTAAATAAATACATAGTACAATGAAAAATGAATTGGTGATTGGGATTTCCCAATTTCCTATGACTTGCTTAGTTCAGACTTCAGCACACATGTATGTAACACTTGGAATTACAATGTGTCGCGCAATGGCATCATTTGTAcatcatgatgatgatattcATAAGATCTTTTACAACTGTTGATTCCTTAAAGTCTTGCATGCACTTCTATCACAATTTTTGGACCACTTGCACATTTtctatggatatatatatattaatacaacCCCATATTTTCTAATCGatttgtttataaacataaataaacatGTATTTGTTTAATCTTGAACCTCTTTAGTTGAAAACTATGGGTGCAAATGGTTGTATAAGATTGAATGGTTAGAAAATTttgagttgaaaaaaaaaaagttgaacagCATTCAACTTTTCATCTGCAAAATAGTGGATGAATGGATTGAACATTTTTCCTTTGTAATTTGTTCAGTTTTCCAACTTTTTGAGTTGAAGGGGTTAAATACGTTTGTTCAACTCTTTCAACTTATACATCTCAAATGGTAAAAAGTGAGTTGAATATTTGTTCAACTCTTTCAACTTATTAATTTagtgcaaccatttgcaccctaTTTGCACCCTATAGATTGCTCggtgaaagaaaaaatagcTACCAAACTAAAACCACATCCATATCGGTTTAAGTTAATCCCTTAAGTAACATCATCACCTACTAATTAACATCAACCAAGCGATTAGAGAGGAGTCT encodes the following:
- the LOC104757024 gene encoding myosin-1 isoform X2, yielding MHENNDLPQDSVDSIADEVKIDDESNGQQDLDPDQGTSFVDSKEDMFVDAPEELNFDTPSSKEAPTTDDDDDDNNGELRNQFNNEKEGGDWEKELAGLQEQFKLLTGENDLKSEDGNTSVDIVSRFSKFLKTAKEERIQHEDALRGLHEVITGKDAEITDLTTKISELSSSNSVSELSHHQAQNDEQLEAATDRIMISLSNVFGQEELQYGSSISEKLAHLENRVSFLGAKYTEFYYGADQLRKCLSSDALDLTFQEDFGSALGAACSELLELKQKEASLFERLAHLEDENRKFVEQVNTDKEMIESMRTDFGNIKAELDQEKTKCSNTKEKLSMAVTKGKALVQNRDALKHQLSEKTTELANRLTELQEKEIALEASESVKGQLEQSLAEKTDELEKCYAELNDKSVSLEAYEVSKKELEQSLAEKTKELEECLIKLQEMSTALDQSELEKGELAKSDAMVASYQETISVRNSIIENIETILSNIDTPEAGQSSDIIEKVRSLAEERKELTNVSQEYNRLKDLIFSIDLPEEISLSSLESRLAWLRESFLQGKDEVSALQNQIESVSTSLSAQMEEKDNIRKELDDLTFSLKKMEETAERVSLERDETVRRLVEISGLMTEGAEDHPSSAINLLVDRSFEKIERQIRDSSDSSYGNEEIFESFQSLLYVRDQELSLCKEMLGEEVQVSLQVSNISNELKIASQELAFVKEEKIALEKDLERSEEKSALLRDKLSMAIKKGKGLVQDREKFKTQLDEKKSEIEKLMLELQQLGGTVDGYKNQIDVLSRDLERTKELETELVAIKDERDQHKQSLSLNDALLQKVMKSVDIIALPVDLVSEDPSEKIAQLAGYFKEVQLARVEEQEELEKVKAEADALASKLAETQTSLKLVEDALSTAEGNINQLDEENREVQAAKENIELELQKAVAHASSLASELDEAFATKSTLEAALMQAEKNISDIISEKEEAQSRTATAEMELEMLQKEVSVQNNKLTEAHSTINSLEETLAQTESNMDSLSKQIEDEKVLTTNLKNELEQLKSEAEFERSKMADASLKIGSLEDALMKAENSLSALQGEMVKAEVEISTLSSKLNVCMEELAGSSGNSQIKSLEIISHLDNLQMLLKDGGLISRVNEFLEMKFKSLRDVDVIARDIKGLLAGEMDNAEDDSTVVASLLNGIDESVNTELENSEGNAAAEDEISSSLRKMAEGVRRRNKILETNFEGFTTSIDTLVAVLMQNITAARADVINVLGHNESLKEQVKSVEDIVREQETTISALQKDLSSLMSACGAAARELQLEVKNDLLDLVQFQENENGGVIESTEHLQELHVSECAQRVKELSSAAGKACTTLKLFETTNKAAAVVIRDMENRLKEASVALEKVVLERDLNQTKVLSSEAKVESMEELCQDLKLQLENLRAKEEIWHEKEVELSTLHDKLLGQEQEAKETLIPASDMRALFEKVNGIEVPSVDPVNELDPRSPYDVKKLFAIVDSVTEMQHQIDVLAYEQKELNSTLAEKDLEIQGLKEAAEADSTTELELVKAKTELSKLISGLEKLLGILAGNDPFVDPNLSESWTLVQALERKITSLLLESESSKSRAQELGLKLASSEKLVDKLSLKVKEFEDKLQSKAIQPDIVHERSIFEAPSTSEISEIEDKGALGKKSISPVPTAAQVRTVRKGSTDHLSINIDSESEHLMNHNETDEDKGHVFKSLNMSGLIPTQGKMIADRVDGIWVSGGRVLMSRPQARLGVMVYSLLLHLWLLASIL
- the LOC104757024 gene encoding myosin-1 isoform X1, which gives rise to MHENNDLPQDSVDSIADEVKIDDESNGQQDLDPDQGTSFVDSKEDMFVDAPEELNFDTPSSKEAPTTDDDDDDNNGELRNQFNNEKEGGDWEKELAGLQEQFKLLTGENDLKSEDGNTSVDIVSRFSKFLKTAKEERIQHEDALRGLHEVITGKDAEITDLTTKISELSSSNSVSELSHHQAQNDEQLEAATDRIMISLSNVFGQEELQYGSSISEKLAHLENRVSFLGAKYTEFYYGADQLRKCLSSDALDLTFQEDFGSALGAACSELLELKQKEASLFERLAHLEDENRKFVEQVNTDKEMIESMRTDFGNIKAELDQEKTKCSNTKEKLSMAVTKGKALVQNRDALKHQLSEKTTELANRLTELQEKEIALEASESVKGQLEQSLAEKTDELEKCYAELNDKSVSLEAYEVSKKELEQSLAEKTKELEECLIKLQEMSTALDQSELEKGELAKSDAMVASYQETISVRNSIIENIETILSNIDTPEAGQSSDIIEKVRSLAEERKELTNVSQEYNRLKDLIFSIDLPEEISLSSLESRLAWLRESFLQGKDEVSALQNQIESVSTSLSAQMEEKDNIRKELDDLTFSLKKMEETAERVSLERDETVRRLVEISGLMTEGAEDHPSSAINLLVDRSFEKIERQIRDSSDSSYGNEEIFESFQSLLYVRDQELSLCKEMLGEEVQVSLQVSNISNELKIASQELAFVKEEKIALEKDLERSEEKSALLRDKLSMAIKKGKGLVQDREKFKTQLDEKKSEIEKLMLELQQLGGTVDGYKNQIDVLSRDLERTKELETELVAIKDERDQHKQSLSLNDALLQKVMKSVDIIALPVDLVSEDPSEKIAQLAGYFKEVQLARVEEQEELEKVKAEADALASKLAETQTSLKLVEDALSTAEGNINQLDEENREVQAAKENIELELQKAVAHASSLASELDEAFATKSTLEAALMQAEKNISDIISEKEEAQSRTATAEMELEMLQKEVSVQNNKLTEAHSTINSLEETLAQTESNMDSLSKQIEDEKVLTTNLKNELEQLKSEAEFERSKMADASLKIGSLEDALMKAENSLSALQGEMVKAEVEISTLSSKLNVCMEELAGSSGNSQIKSLEIISHLDNLQMLLKDGGLISRVNEFLEMKFKSLRDVDVIARDIKGLLAGEMDNAEDDSTVVASLLNGIDESVNTELENSEGNAAAEDEISSSLRKMAEGVRRRNKILETNFEGFTTSIDTLVAVLMQNITAARADVINVLGHNESLKEQVKSVEDIVREQETTISALQKDLSSLMSACGAAARELQLEVKNDLLDLVQFQENENGGVIESTEHLQELHVSECAQRVKELSSAAGKACTTLKLFETTNKAAAVVIRDMENRLKEASVALEKVVLERDLNQTKVLSSEAKVESMEELCQDLKLQLENLRAKEEIWHEKEVELSTLHDKLLGQEQEAKETLIPASDMRALFEKVNGIEVPSVDPVNELDPRSPYDVKKLFAIVDSVTEMQHQIDVLAYEQKELNSTLAEKDLEIQGLKEAAEADSTTELELAKAKTELSKLISGLEKLLGILAGNDPFVDPNLSESWTLVQALERKITSLLLESESSKSRAQELGLKLASSEKLVDKLSLKVKEFEDKLQSKAIQPDIVHERSIFEAPSTSEISEIEDKGALGKKSISPVPTAAQVRTVRKGSTDHLSINIDSESEHLMNHNETDEDKGHVFKSLNMSGLIPTQGKMIADRVDGIWVSGGRVLMSRPQARLGVMVYSLLLHLWLLASIL